From one Pedobacter faecalis genomic stretch:
- a CDS encoding TPM domain-containing protein codes for MGLFSKYEQDLIADAIASAEKNTSGEIRVAIDKHCQGDAFEQATSYFTKLDMDKTARHNGVLIYLAYEDHKFAIIGDSGINRVVPPDFWETTKVAMQAHFAAGNLAQGIIAGVTLAGEKLATFFPSAHDDINELPNDIVFMDKPKDR; via the coding sequence ATGGGGTTATTCAGTAAATACGAACAGGACCTGATCGCCGACGCGATTGCCAGTGCAGAAAAAAATACGTCGGGAGAGATCAGGGTGGCTATTGACAAACACTGTCAGGGTGATGCTTTTGAGCAGGCTACCTCATATTTCACAAAACTCGATATGGATAAAACAGCACGTCACAACGGCGTGCTGATTTACCTTGCTTATGAGGACCATAAATTTGCTATTATCGGCGACAGCGGGATCAACCGCGTTGTACCCCCCGATTTCTGGGAGACGACCAAGGTAGCCATGCAAGCACATTTTGCCGCTGGAAATCTTGCTCAGGGCATCATTGCCGGCGTTACGCTGGCAGGTGAAAAACTGGCTACGTTCTTTCCTTCAGCGCATGACGACATCAACGAACTGCCCAACGATATCGTTTTCATGGATAAACCTAAAGATCGCTAA
- a CDS encoding LemA family protein produces MKKVVLAVLGVVVLLVVFSGCGYNDLVRLDEDVKTKWAQVETQYQRRSDLIPNLVSTVKGAAKFEQTTLTQVIEARSKASQITVDPDKLTEENMQKYQAAQGQLSQALGRLMVLTENYPQLKATQQFSDLSAQLEGTENRITVARKDFNDAVQVYNTKVRSFPNNLTAGIFGFSQKAAFKADAGAQNAPKVEF; encoded by the coding sequence ATGAAAAAAGTAGTATTAGCAGTATTAGGAGTTGTGGTTTTATTAGTCGTTTTCAGCGGTTGCGGGTATAACGATCTTGTGAGACTTGACGAAGATGTTAAGACCAAATGGGCACAGGTAGAAACACAGTATCAGCGCCGGTCAGACCTGATCCCCAACCTTGTCAGCACCGTAAAAGGTGCCGCAAAGTTTGAGCAGACTACGCTTACCCAGGTTATAGAAGCGCGTTCAAAAGCAAGCCAGATCACTGTTGACCCTGATAAACTTACCGAGGAAAACATGCAGAAATATCAGGCTGCGCAAGGTCAGCTTAGCCAGGCGCTTGGCCGGCTTATGGTGCTTACCGAAAACTATCCTCAGTTGAAGGCTACCCAACAGTTCAGCGACCTGTCGGCACAGCTGGAGGGTACAGAAAACCGTATTACAGTAGCGCGTAAAGATTTTAACGATGCCGTACAGGTATACAATACCAAGGTCAGATCTTTCCCCAACAACCTTACCGCCGGAATATTTGGCTTTAGTCAGAAGGCCGCCTTTAAAGCAGACGCAGGTGCTCAAAATGCTCCAAAGGTAGAGTTCTAG